From Leifsonia sp. 1010:
GCAGTTCGCGGACGAGACCGACCCGGTCCGCGTCGCCGTGACGGCCCACCGCGACTGGTACGCGGACCGCATCGAGGAGCTCTTCCGCCAGATCGGCCACCCGCGGCCGGGAGACGCCGCGGACGACCTCATCCTCGCGCGCGACGGCGCCCTCGCCGGCGGCTACGTGGGCGACCCGATCGCCGCGGGCGCCGCGCTGCACCGGGCCCTCGACCGCATCCTCGGCGAGGTCTGACCGGCGCGACCAACTGTGGGTCGCGACACGCCGTTATGCGACCCGAATAACGGCGTGTTGCGACCCACGTCTGCGCGGCGAGGTGCGCGCGGGACGGGGCGAGACGGACGAGACGGGCGCGTCGGACTGGCGCGCGCTACTCCGAGACGCGGTCGAGGTCGAGCATCTGCGACCGCGTGAGGCGGATGCCCGCGGCGGCCATGAGCGCGTCGACCTGATCCGGCCGGCTGGCGCTGGCGACGGGTGCCGCGATCGTCCGCTTGGCAAGCAGCCAGGCGAGCGCGATGCTCGCGGGCGCCACGTGGTGCTCGGCCGCGATGCGGTCGAGGACGGCGAGCACGCGCTGGCCGCGACGGTTCACGTAGGCGGCGGCGCGAACGCTGCGCGCCCCGGCCGTCAGGTCGCCCTTGCTGCGGTACTTGCCGGTGAGGAAGCCGTTCGCCAGCGCGTAGTACGGCATCACCGCGAGCCCCTGCGCCGCCGCGACGATGCGCGGGGCGCTCTCGAACTCGCTGCGGTGCATCAGGTTGTACTGCGTCTGGATGGCCACGAACTTCGGCAGGCCCGACGATGCGAGGATGCGCGCCTCGATGAGGCGGTCCGCACTGAAGTTGGACGCGCCCAGATACCGCACCTTGCCGCTCTCGATCAGCCACTCGGCCGTCGCAAGGCTGTCCTCCAGCGGGGTCTCCGGGTCGTCCTCGTGGAAGTAGAGCAGGTCGATGTGGTCGGTCTGCAGCCGCTCGAGGGACGCCTCGACGGCGCGGATCATGCTCACCGAGCCGAGCCCGGGGTTGTCGTGGTGCCGCCCGACCTTGGTCGCCACGACCATGCGGTCGCGGTTGCGGCGCTCGCGCATCCACTTGCCGATGAGCACCTCGCTGCGGCCGCCGACGTAGCTGTCGGCCGTGTCGATGAAGTCGCCGCCCAGCTCGGTGAAGCGGTCGAGGATAGCGAGGGATGTGTCGCCGTCGGCCGTCCAGCCGAAGACGCTCGCGCCCAGCGACAGCGGGTACACCGCGAGGTCGCTCTCGCCGATGCGGCGG
This genomic window contains:
- a CDS encoding aldo/keto reductase, with the protein product MPQLLPLRLLETVGLRSSTAADPRAGSAEPPTGVIDVDPAIASTGPLSIIAPRRIGESDLAVYPLSLGASVFGWTADGDTSLAILDRFTELGGDFIDTADSYVGGRSEVLIGKWMRERRNRDRMVVATKVGRHHDNPGLGSVSMIRAVEASLERLQTDHIDLLYFHEDDPETPLEDSLATAEWLIESGKVRYLGASNFSADRLIEARILASSGLPKFVAIQTQYNLMHRSEFESAPRIVAAAQGLAVMPYYALANGFLTGKYRSKGDLTAGARSVRAAAYVNRRGQRVLAVLDRIAAEHHVAPASIALAWLLAKRTIAAPVASASRPDQVDALMAAAGIRLTRSQMLDLDRVSE